A region from the Clostridium beijerinckii genome encodes:
- a CDS encoding rubrerythrin family protein: MNLKGSKTERNLFKTFAGESRARNKYTFYGDKARADGFMYVGEIFDETAGNEKAHAREAYIRFLDRISSTKNNLIEAALGESEESKVIYKEFEDIARDEGFDEIADFYKELQEVEEHHKERFLKLAKEIKDGKMFKSDEESQWLCLNCGYIYEGTEAPMKCPLCKYPKSYFKKLDNKDCK; this comes from the coding sequence ATGAACTTAAAGGGTAGTAAAACTGAAAGGAATTTATTTAAAACATTTGCTGGAGAATCTAGAGCAAGAAATAAATATACTTTTTATGGAGATAAAGCTAGAGCAGATGGATTTATGTATGTTGGAGAAATATTTGATGAAACTGCAGGAAATGAAAAAGCTCATGCCAGAGAGGCGTATATAAGATTTTTAGATAGGATTAGTAGTACAAAGAATAACTTAATAGAAGCGGCACTTGGAGAGTCAGAAGAAAGTAAGGTCATTTATAAAGAATTTGAAGATATAGCTAGAGATGAGGGTTTTGATGAAATTGCAGATTTCTATAAAGAACTTCAAGAAGTAGAGGAACATCATAAAGAAAGATTCTTAAAATTAGCTAAAGAGATTAAAGATGGAAAAATGTTTAAATCAGATGAAGAAAGTCAATGGTTATGTTTAAATTGTGGATATATTTATGAAGGTACAGAGGCACCTATGAAATGCCCATTATGCAAATATCCAAAATCATATTTTAAAAAATTAGATAACAAGGATTGCAAATAG
- a CDS encoding stage V sporulation protein R, with protein sequence MGYSFSDIEKWNEKIEKKVKEYGLDFYPQEFEMIGFNEMIGYEAYVGMPSRYPHWSFGKSYEKNKTLYSLNLTGLPYEMVINSDPCLAYLMKDNTLLLQILTMAHVYGHNDFFKNNRLFKQGTNAKYTLEMFNLDAKIIREYIDDPSIGYAEVERILDAAHAIRFQSKRNIGIKELSNDEIKENILKEYENKKENRGIVDSYEEIKLPDLEKIPLEPVDDLIGFIIDYGHLEEWEKTILRIVKRETEYFIPQIETKIMNEGWASYTHYNILKQLELPQELHLEFLKRHNDVIAPAIGGLNPYYIGFKIFEDIEKRYGKEKIFEVREIERDSSFLRRYLTRELCEELNLFQYNMRTFDTLIEEISDETGWKTIRDTLSYTSGIGNIPYIRVIDYNKKNYTLTLENVFDGRVLELSYAKETLKYVQELWGHDVKLITKSSDKQEVILTCNQEKKITVS encoded by the coding sequence TTGGGATATAGTTTTAGTGATATCGAGAAGTGGAATGAAAAAATAGAGAAAAAGGTTAAGGAATATGGATTAGATTTTTATCCTCAAGAATTCGAAATGATAGGTTTTAATGAGATGATAGGGTATGAAGCTTATGTTGGAATGCCATCAAGATATCCACATTGGAGTTTTGGTAAATCTTATGAGAAAAATAAAACACTATATTCTTTAAACCTCACAGGGCTTCCTTATGAAATGGTAATTAATTCAGATCCTTGTTTAGCATATTTAATGAAAGATAATACATTATTACTGCAAATATTAACAATGGCACATGTATACGGACATAATGACTTTTTCAAAAATAATAGATTGTTTAAACAGGGAACTAATGCAAAATATACTTTGGAAATGTTTAATTTAGATGCAAAAATAATAAGAGAATATATTGATGATCCAAGTATAGGATATGCTGAGGTTGAGAGAATATTGGATGCTGCCCATGCCATAAGATTTCAATCTAAACGGAATATTGGGATAAAAGAATTATCAAATGATGAGATTAAAGAAAATATATTAAAAGAGTATGAGAATAAAAAAGAAAATAGAGGTATAGTAGATTCTTATGAAGAAATAAAGTTACCAGATTTGGAGAAAATTCCATTAGAACCTGTAGATGATCTTATTGGATTTATAATAGATTATGGACATCTAGAAGAATGGGAAAAAACTATTTTAAGAATAGTTAAAAGAGAAACAGAGTATTTTATTCCTCAAATTGAAACTAAAATAATGAATGAAGGTTGGGCAAGTTATACTCATTATAATATTTTAAAGCAATTAGAATTACCACAAGAGCTACATCTTGAGTTTTTAAAAAGGCATAATGATGTAATAGCACCTGCTATAGGAGGATTAAATCCATATTATATTGGCTTCAAAATATTTGAAGATATTGAAAAGCGATATGGAAAGGAAAAAATATTTGAAGTTAGGGAAATTGAGCGTGATTCTTCTTTCTTAAGACGTTACTTGACTAGAGAATTATGTGAAGAATTAAATTTATTTCAATATAATATGAGGACATTTGATACTCTTATTGAAGAAATATCAGATGAAACTGGCTGGAAAACTATAAGAGATACGCTTTCGTATACCTCAGGAATAGGGAATATACCATACATTAGAGTTATAGATTATAACAAAAAGAATTATACATTAACTCTAGAAAATGTATTTGATGGGAGAGTCTTAGAGCTTTCTTATGCTAAAGAAACCTTAAAGTATGTTCAAGAGCTTTGGGGTCATGATGTTAAATTAATTACTAAATCAAGCGATAAACAAGAAGTGATTTTAACTTGCAACCAAGAAAAGAAAATAACTGTATCATAA
- a CDS encoding sporulation protein YhbH, whose protein sequence is MAIFRDYTNNPIDHDRSIEDRRRHRQLVEKSIKENLGDILSEESIVGESKNKKFKIPIKGIKEYQFVYGKNSKGVASGIGDEKRGEKLGKGNKKLAKGNQGAGNEEGDDVYETEITLEELMDYISEDLNLPNLDEKKYSEIITEASSKKRGYKTHGIRPRLAKKKTVMSKIARKQGKKRALKELESDQELDRFPFREEDLRYYRVKMKPKKDSNAVMLFIMDASGSMDITKKYLARSYFFVLATFLKRKYNNIAFEFIYHTTVAKRVDEYEFFHKSESGGTYISSGINEALKLIEEKYPPAAWNIYSIYASDGDNWSEDNERAVMAVKSICKVSNMFGYAELLPSTYTTTMYHKFKKEIVDEKFVPVIIKEKKDLWEALKIMLRKELGT, encoded by the coding sequence ATGGCAATATTTAGAGATTATACTAATAATCCAATTGATCACGACAGATCCATAGAAGATAGAAGAAGACATAGACAACTTGTAGAAAAATCAATAAAAGAGAATTTGGGAGATATATTATCAGAAGAGAGTATTGTTGGGGAAAGTAAAAATAAAAAATTTAAAATACCAATTAAGGGAATCAAAGAATATCAATTTGTTTATGGAAAAAATTCTAAAGGTGTAGCTAGTGGCATTGGAGATGAAAAAAGAGGAGAAAAGCTCGGAAAAGGAAATAAAAAATTAGCTAAAGGAAATCAAGGGGCGGGAAATGAAGAGGGAGATGATGTCTATGAAACAGAAATCACTCTTGAGGAATTAATGGATTATATATCTGAAGACTTAAACTTGCCTAACTTAGATGAAAAGAAGTATTCTGAAATAATTACTGAAGCCAGTAGTAAAAAAAGAGGATATAAAACTCATGGAATAAGACCTAGACTTGCAAAGAAGAAAACAGTTATGTCCAAGATTGCAAGGAAGCAAGGTAAAAAAAGAGCATTGAAAGAATTAGAAAGTGATCAAGAACTAGATAGATTTCCATTTAGAGAAGAAGATTTAAGATACTATAGGGTCAAGATGAAACCAAAAAAAGATAGCAATGCAGTTATGTTATTTATTATGGATGCTTCTGGTTCAATGGACATAACAAAGAAATATTTAGCAAGATCATATTTTTTTGTATTAGCTACTTTTTTAAAAAGAAAGTATAACAATATAGCCTTTGAGTTTATATACCATACAACGGTTGCAAAAAGAGTAGATGAATATGAGTTTTTTCATAAATCTGAATCTGGAGGCACGTATATATCAAGTGGTATTAATGAAGCATTAAAATTAATTGAAGAAAAATATCCACCAGCAGCATGGAATATATATAGCATATATGCAAGTGATGGAGATAATTGGTCAGAAGATAATGAAAGAGCAGTTATGGCAGTTAAAAGTATATGTAAAGTTAGTAATATGTTTGGTTATGCAGAACTTTTGCCATCAACATATACAACAACAATGTATCATAAGTTTAAAAAAGAAATAGTAGATGAAAAATTTGTTCCTGTAATTATAAAAGAAAAAAAGGATTTATGGGAAGCACTTAAGATTATGCTTAGGAAGGAGTTAGGCACATGA
- a CDS encoding serine protein kinase, whose translation MNFKEFIEIDREKGNTLRFEGSFLDYLELVKENPEVVILAHKRIYDMIINKGVEELKAEENPRIRKVYGNDLIRRYGFFKEDFYGIDKVIMKLASYFKSAAMKGEEARQVLYLVGPVGAGKSSIVESLKSALEDCEPVYALKGCPMHEEPLHLIPKHLRPRFEEMLGVQIEGDLCPICKYRLTHYYNGIYEDFPVERTEFSIRSRKGIGVVPPVDPNNQDTSILTGSVDISKMDLYSEDDPRIFSLNGAFNVGNRGLVEFIEVFKNDVEYLHTIITATQEKSIPSPGKGSMLYFDGVIVAHSNEAEWNRFKSDHTNEAILDRIVKVEVPYCLELDEEVKIYEKILKRSNFKAHIAPHTIEIAAMFAILSRLTPSAKADAMTKLKIYNGEEIVEKGTTKKIDIGELREEAGQYEGMKGISTRFIIKTIDNALSESGYDCINPLSIMESIIRSVKELDIASDDKKRYLGFIQDNIRKEYNKIIEREITKAFIHSFREQAESLFNNYIDNAEAYVNKSKIKDISTGEELNPDEEFMRSIEEQIGVYAASAKGFRSDVTSYMFYIVRKGGGLDYTSYEPLKEAIEKKLTASVKDLSRIITRSKVRDKEQAEKYDSMVEEMKKNGYCLHCCDVILKYAANNLWRD comes from the coding sequence ATGAACTTTAAAGAATTTATAGAAATAGATAGAGAAAAAGGCAACACCCTAAGATTTGAAGGCAGTTTTTTAGATTATCTAGAGCTTGTCAAGGAAAATCCAGAAGTAGTAATTCTTGCACATAAAAGAATTTATGACATGATTATTAATAAGGGAGTAGAAGAATTAAAAGCTGAGGAAAATCCTAGAATACGAAAAGTCTATGGGAATGATTTAATAAGAAGATATGGTTTTTTCAAAGAAGATTTTTATGGAATTGATAAAGTTATCATGAAGCTTGCTAGTTATTTTAAATCAGCAGCTATGAAGGGTGAAGAAGCAAGACAAGTTTTATATCTTGTTGGCCCAGTTGGTGCTGGTAAATCATCTATAGTTGAGAGCTTAAAATCTGCATTAGAGGATTGTGAGCCTGTTTATGCTTTAAAGGGATGTCCAATGCATGAGGAACCGCTTCATCTTATTCCAAAACATTTAAGACCTAGGTTTGAGGAAATGCTTGGAGTACAAATTGAAGGAGATTTATGTCCTATATGTAAATATAGGCTTACTCATTACTATAATGGAATATATGAAGATTTTCCAGTTGAAAGAACAGAATTTTCTATTAGATCAAGAAAGGGAATAGGGGTAGTACCACCAGTTGATCCTAATAATCAAGACACTTCAATTTTAACAGGTTCTGTTGACATATCTAAAATGGATTTATATTCAGAAGATGACCCGAGAATATTTTCTTTAAATGGTGCTTTTAATGTTGGAAATAGAGGACTTGTAGAATTTATTGAGGTATTTAAAAATGATGTTGAATATCTTCATACAATAATTACTGCAACTCAAGAAAAATCTATACCATCGCCTGGTAAAGGTTCTATGCTTTATTTTGATGGAGTTATAGTTGCTCATTCAAATGAGGCTGAATGGAATAGGTTTAAGTCAGACCATACAAATGAAGCTATACTAGATAGAATAGTAAAAGTTGAAGTTCCATATTGTTTAGAACTTGATGAGGAAGTTAAAATATATGAAAAAATATTAAAAAGAAGCAATTTCAAGGCTCATATAGCACCACATACTATTGAAATTGCAGCGATGTTTGCAATACTTTCAAGACTTACACCTTCAGCTAAAGCAGATGCTATGACTAAACTTAAAATTTACAATGGGGAAGAAATTGTTGAAAAGGGGACAACTAAGAAGATTGACATTGGAGAACTTAGAGAAGAAGCGGGACAATATGAAGGAATGAAGGGTATAAGTACAAGATTTATTATAAAAACTATAGATAATGCGCTTTCAGAATCAGGATATGATTGTATAAATCCACTTAGCATAATGGAAAGTATAATAAGATCAGTTAAGGAACTTGATATTGCATCTGATGACAAGAAAAGGTATTTAGGATTTATTCAAGATAATATTAGAAAAGAATATAATAAAATTATTGAGAGAGAAATTACTAAGGCATTTATACATTCATTTAGAGAACAAGCAGAGAGTCTATTTAATAATTATATAGATAATGCAGAAGCTTACGTAAATAAGAGTAAAATAAAAGATATTTCAACTGGAGAAGAGCTTAACCCGGATGAAGAATTTATGAGAAGCATAGAAGAACAAATAGGGGTATATGCAGCATCAGCTAAAGGTTTTAGATCAGATGTTACTTCATATATGTTTTATATAGTTAGAAAAGGTGGAGGCTTGGATTATACATCGTATGAACCTTTAAAAGAAGCTATAGAAAAGAAACTAACAGCTTCAGTTAAAGATTTATCTAGAATTATAACTAGGTCAAAGGTTAGAGACAAAGAACAAGCTGAAAAATATGATTCTATGGTGGAAGAAATGAAAAAGAATGGATATTGTCTTCATTGTTGTGATGTGATTTTAAAATATGCAGCTAATAATTTATGGAGAGATTAA
- a CDS encoding UDP-N-acetylglucosamine pyrophosphorylase encodes MKLELTVCELGEVLKKIEEKYKLDILVKSTLSGGWMTITGEATILKVPGDVKVGCCGKGDNIIDIMIKTENQPYGIIVKLTGAKNKKFIIDIASTRYREISSNNLTINQIKVNENESKLRIDEDIIFTIKASVNEIAKIIEN; translated from the coding sequence ATGAAATTAGAATTAACGGTGTGTGAATTGGGCGAAGTTTTAAAGAAAATAGAAGAAAAATATAAATTAGACATATTAGTTAAATCAACATTGAGTGGCGGTTGGATGACCATTACAGGTGAAGCCACTATATTAAAAGTTCCAGGTGATGTAAAAGTGGGTTGCTGTGGGAAAGGTGATAACATTATAGATATAATGATTAAAACAGAAAACCAGCCATATGGAATTATTGTAAAACTTACAGGTGCTAAAAATAAAAAATTTATTATAGATATAGCAAGTACCAGATATAGAGAAATATCTTCAAATAACTTAACTATAAATCAAATAAAAGTAAATGAGAATGAAAGCAAATTAAGGATTGATGAGGATATTATATTTACAATAAAAGCATCAGTTAATGAAATAGCAAAGATTATAGAAAACTAA
- a CDS encoding multidrug ABC transporter ATP-binding protein, which translates to MARLMKYVEPYIGIVIVSIILLFGQAICDLALPDYMSDIVNKGISNGDAMYIIKLGFQMLGISLISAIFSIAVGFIASKVAAGISQSLRIDLFEKVEAFSNAEFDKFATSSLITRTTNDVTQIQTLIVMLIRIIFYAPILGIGGFIHALANSKSMSWIIVLSIISLLGLIGTIFSLVMPKFKIVQSLIDKLNLVVRENLDGMLVIRAFNTQKFEEDRFDKANKNLTDTNLFINRITSGMMPAMMLLMNLVTVLIVWVGANQVSAFKMDVGEMMAYMQYVMQIIMAFLMMAMMFIMIPRASVSANRIADVLETEPSIKDSSPPSNNLKTSTGLIEFKNVCFSYPGAEEDVLHNISFTAKPSQTTAFIGSTGSGKSSLINLIPRFYDATSGEVLIDGINVSTLSLHELRDNLGYVPQKGILFSGTIKSNVAYGGKNPSEDDILRASKIAQAMEFIDSKPEKFETSIAQGGNNVSGGQKQRLSIARALVKKPQICIFDDSFSALDFKTDAALRKSLKEETGSSTVLLVAQRISTIMTADQIIVLDKGHIVGCGTHEELMKTCEVYQEIALSQLSKEELE; encoded by the coding sequence ATGGCAAGATTAATGAAGTATGTTGAACCCTATATTGGCATTGTTATTGTCTCAATTATACTATTGTTTGGACAAGCAATTTGTGACCTCGCATTACCAGACTATATGTCTGATATTGTAAATAAAGGAATAAGTAATGGTGATGCAATGTACATAATAAAATTAGGTTTTCAAATGCTTGGAATTTCTCTTATTAGTGCCATTTTCAGTATCGCAGTAGGATTCATTGCATCTAAAGTTGCTGCTGGAATAAGCCAGTCTCTAAGAATTGATTTATTTGAAAAAGTTGAAGCTTTTTCAAATGCTGAGTTTGATAAGTTTGCTACATCTTCTCTTATTACAAGAACAACAAATGATGTTACGCAAATTCAAACTCTTATTGTTATGCTCATACGAATAATTTTTTATGCACCTATTCTTGGTATTGGTGGTTTTATACATGCACTAGCCAATAGTAAATCAATGTCTTGGATTATAGTTCTTTCTATAATAAGTCTTTTAGGACTTATTGGAACTATATTTTCTTTAGTAATGCCTAAATTTAAGATTGTTCAAAGTTTAATTGATAAGCTTAACCTTGTAGTTCGTGAAAATCTTGATGGTATGCTTGTTATTAGAGCTTTTAATACCCAAAAATTTGAGGAAGATAGATTTGACAAGGCCAATAAAAATCTTACAGATACTAATCTTTTTATAAATAGGATTACATCTGGAATGATGCCTGCCATGATGCTTCTAATGAACTTAGTTACGGTTTTAATTGTATGGGTTGGTGCAAATCAAGTTTCTGCTTTTAAGATGGATGTTGGAGAAATGATGGCATATATGCAATATGTAATGCAAATAATAATGGCATTTCTAATGATGGCAATGATGTTTATTATGATTCCAAGAGCTTCTGTTTCCGCTAATCGTATTGCAGATGTTCTTGAGACAGAGCCTTCGATTAAAGATTCTTCTCCTCCAAGTAATAATTTGAAAACTTCTACTGGGCTTATAGAATTTAAAAATGTTTGTTTTAGTTATCCTGGAGCAGAAGAAGATGTTCTGCATAATATAAGTTTTACTGCTAAACCTTCACAGACAACAGCATTTATTGGATCAACTGGTAGTGGAAAATCATCATTGATCAATTTAATCCCAAGATTTTATGATGCTACAAGTGGTGAAGTTTTAATAGATGGCATAAATGTAAGCACCTTAAGTCTACATGAATTAAGGGATAACCTTGGATATGTTCCACAAAAGGGAATTTTATTTTCAGGAACAATTAAAAGTAATGTAGCTTATGGTGGTAAAAATCCAAGTGAAGATGATATTCTAAGAGCCTCAAAAATTGCACAAGCAATGGAGTTTATAGACTCTAAGCCAGAAAAATTTGAAACTTCAATAGCCCAAGGTGGTAATAATGTGTCTGGTGGACAAAAGCAACGTTTATCAATTGCACGCGCACTAGTAAAAAAACCTCAAATATGCATTTTTGATGATAGTTTTTCAGCATTAGATTTTAAAACTGATGCAGCACTTAGAAAATCATTAAAAGAAGAAACAGGTTCTAGCACAGTTTTGCTAGTAGCACAAAGAATAAGTACGATTATGACGGCTGATCAAATTATCGTTTTAGATAAAGGACATATTGTTGGATGCGGTACTCACGAAGAACTTATGAAAACCTGCGAAGTTTATCAAGAAATTGCTTTATCTCAGCTTAGTAAGGAGGAGTTAGAATGA
- a CDS encoding multidrug ABC transporter ATP-binding protein, giving the protein MSEKKTNSSRPMGMGPRMGRGMAGGEKAKNFKETMLTLFKYMYEFKLQIVIVIIFAIFSAIFSIVGPKILGKATTKLFEGLIAYYSGTNLLTDFKYIRNCILVLVVLYIISAIFSYAQAYIMSGVSMKITYRFRKDISEKINRMPLKYFDSRTHGEVLSRITNDVDTLSQTLNQSLTQLITSAVTVVGILIMMLSISPTLTLVAVLTLPLSMGLIMFVVKKSQKYFKTQQEYIGHMNGHIEEIYSGHNVVQVFNGEKEAIFKFKELNDELYDSAWKSQFLSGMMMPIMTFVGNIGYVLVCILGGYLAVKKSIEVGDVQAFIQYMRSFNQPIAQLANISNTLQSTAAAAERVFEFLDQEEEILETENPIILDKVIGNVEFKNVHFGYNEDKIIINDFSCKIKFGQKVAIVGPTGGGKSTIIKLLMRFYDINSGRILIDGYDINAFTRNDLRSMFGMVLQDTWLYNASILDNIKYGNFDATHEQVLEASKAAHCDEFIRALPAGYDLILNEEASNISQGQKQLLTIARTILSNPKILILDEATSSVDTRTEVLIQKAMYNLMSNRTSFVIAHRLSTIRDADVILVLKDGDIIEQGNHETLLKANGFYSSLYKSQFENSED; this is encoded by the coding sequence ATGAGTGAAAAAAAAACAAATTCTAGCAGGCCTATGGGCATGGGGCCAAGAATGGGTCGTGGTATGGCTGGAGGAGAAAAAGCTAAGAATTTCAAAGAAACAATGCTAACTTTATTTAAATATATGTATGAGTTTAAATTACAAATTGTAATAGTTATAATTTTTGCTATATTTTCAGCTATCTTCTCTATTGTAGGACCAAAAATTCTTGGTAAGGCAACTACTAAGCTTTTTGAAGGACTAATAGCATATTATTCTGGAACTAATCTTTTAACAGACTTTAAATATATAAGAAATTGCATTTTAGTTTTAGTAGTTTTATATATTATTTCAGCAATTTTTTCATATGCACAAGCATATATAATGTCTGGTGTATCTATGAAAATCACTTATAGATTTAGAAAAGATATTTCTGAAAAGATAAATAGAATGCCTTTAAAATATTTTGATTCACGAACTCATGGAGAAGTATTATCTCGGATAACTAATGATGTTGATACTTTGAGTCAAACTTTAAATCAAAGTCTTACTCAATTAATAACTTCTGCTGTAACTGTTGTTGGTATACTTATTATGATGCTTAGCATAAGTCCTACATTAACATTGGTAGCGGTCTTAACCCTCCCACTGTCTATGGGGCTCATAATGTTCGTTGTAAAGAAATCACAAAAATACTTCAAAACTCAACAAGAGTATATTGGACATATGAATGGACATATTGAAGAAATATATTCCGGCCATAATGTTGTGCAAGTATTTAATGGTGAAAAAGAGGCTATATTTAAATTCAAAGAATTAAATGACGAATTATATGATTCAGCATGGAAGTCCCAATTTCTTTCAGGAATGATGATGCCTATTATGACCTTTGTAGGTAATATTGGTTATGTTTTAGTCTGTATTCTTGGCGGATATTTAGCAGTAAAAAAATCAATTGAAGTCGGAGATGTACAAGCATTCATTCAATATATGCGTTCCTTCAATCAGCCAATTGCACAATTAGCCAATATTTCAAATACCCTTCAATCTACAGCAGCAGCTGCAGAACGTGTATTTGAGTTTTTAGATCAGGAAGAAGAAATACTTGAAACTGAAAATCCAATAATATTAGATAAGGTAATTGGTAATGTAGAATTTAAAAATGTACATTTCGGCTATAACGAAGATAAAATAATTATTAATGATTTTTCATGTAAAATTAAGTTTGGTCAAAAAGTTGCAATTGTTGGGCCTACTGGTGGCGGAAAATCAACAATTATCAAACTCTTAATGAGATTTTATGATATTAATTCTGGAAGAATTTTGATTGATGGCTATGACATTAATGCTTTTACTAGAAATGATTTAAGAAGCATGTTTGGAATGGTTCTTCAAGATACGTGGCTTTATAATGCTAGTATTTTAGATAACATTAAATATGGAAATTTTGATGCTACTCATGAACAAGTATTGGAAGCTTCAAAAGCTGCTCATTGTGATGAATTTATACGAGCACTACCTGCTGGATATGACTTGATCTTAAATGAAGAAGCAAGCAATATCTCTCAAGGTCAAAAGCAACTTTTAACTATTGCACGTACAATTTTATCTAATCCTAAAATACTTATTCTTGATGAAGCTACAAGTTCTGTTGATACAAGAACAGAAGTGCTTATACAAAAAGCAATGTATAACCTTATGTCTAATAGAACTAGCTTTGTAATTGCACATAGATTATCTACTATAAGAGATGCTGACGTAATTTTAGTATTGAAAGATGGAGATATAATAGAGCAAGGTAATCATGAAACTTTACTTAAAGCTAATGGTTTCTATTCTAGTCTTTATAAAAGTCAATTCGAAAATAGTGAAGATTAA
- a CDS encoding secretion protein HlyD produces the protein MEKSKEIVSKDITSTEKISKKIFSKKILYIVLIIVVILACSIGYYFYISSVNYFTTDNAKVTAKMYSITPVTSGKILEWNVSAGDLVKKDEVLGRQEILPYITSPIDGTVVKSDIIKNQAVGATSQLAVVADTSNMYIGVNVEETDIMKIKVGQEVKVDIDAYPSKIFKGTVTEIDNTTQTYFSTSASSFTTSGTYTKVTQLIPVKVSIENNENLPMTLGMNAIVKIKVK, from the coding sequence ATGGAAAAGTCAAAAGAGATAGTCTCAAAAGATATAACTTCAACAGAGAAAATTTCAAAAAAAATATTCTCAAAAAAAATACTTTATATTGTACTTATTATAGTTGTAATCTTAGCTTGTAGTATAGGATATTATTTTTATATTAGCAGTGTCAATTATTTTACTACTGACAATGCAAAAGTTACAGCTAAAATGTATTCAATTACTCCAGTAACATCCGGAAAAATTTTAGAATGGAATGTAAGTGCTGGGGATTTAGTAAAAAAAGACGAAGTTCTTGGAAGACAAGAAATCTTGCCTTATATTACTTCACCTATAGATGGAACTGTTGTTAAAAGTGATATTATAAAAAATCAAGCTGTTGGAGCTACAAGTCAGCTTGCTGTTGTTGCTGATACTTCTAACATGTATATAGGCGTTAATGTTGAAGAAACTGACATTATGAAAATTAAAGTTGGACAAGAAGTTAAAGTTGACATAGATGCCTATCCAAGTAAAATTTTCAAAGGTACAGTAACTGAAATAGATAATACTACTCAAACTTATTTTTCAACTTCAGCTAGTAGTTTTACAACAAGTGGTACCTATACAAAAGTTACACAACTTATACCAGTTAAAGTAAGTATAGAAAATAATGAAAATCTACCAATGACACTAGGAATGAATGCAATTGTTAAAATAAAAGTAAAATAA